The Methylocella silvestris BL2 DNA segment GTCTGGCTGCTGGATCTTTTCGGGGTGCTATACCGAGAAGGGCAATCAGATGGCGCGCCGCGACGCGAGCGACCCGCGCGAGCAGGGCATTGCGCCAAACTGGGCCTGGGCGTGGCCGGCCAACCGGCGCATTCTTTATAATCGCGCCAGCGCCGACGTCGCCGGCAAGGCGTGGAATCCGCAAAAGCCGATCATCGAATGGAACGGCAGCCGATGGGCGGGCATCGACGTGCCCGATTATGGCCCGACGGTGAAGCCGTCGGACGGCGTCGGTCCGTTCATCATGAATGCGGAAGGGGTTGGGCGCTTGTTTGCGCGCGACCAGATGGCGGAGGGACCGTTCCCGGAGCATTACGAGCCCTTCGAATCGCCTTCGCCGAATATTCTGCATCCGAAGGTGCGCTCGAACCCGGCGGCGCGGGTGTTCGCCGACGACAGGGCCGCCTTCGGCGAAGCTTCGGAGTTCCCCTATGTGGCGACCACCTACCGGTTGACGGAGCATTTCCACTACTGGACCAAACATGCGCTGATCAACGCCATCCTGCAGCCGGAAGAGTTTATCGAAATCGGCGAAGTTCTGGCGAAGGAAAAAGGCATCGAGCAGGGCGGCTGGGTCCGTCTTGCCTCGAAGCGCGGCGTCGTCGTTTGCAAGGCCTATGTGACCAAACGCATCAAGCCGATGCTGGTCGACGGAAAACCAACGCATGTAATCGGGGTGCCCATCCATTGGGGCTTCACGGGGCAGGCCCGTAAGGGCTACGGCGCGAATACGCTGACGCCCTCCGTCGGCGACGCCAATACGCAGACGCCGGAATTCAAGGCGTTCCTTGTCAGTATCGAAAGAACAACCGCCCCTGTGGCCTGAAGGAGCAGTCGATGGCCGATCTTCAGTCTCAGGATTATGTCAGGCGTTCGGCGTCGACGATGACGCCGCCATCGGCCCGCAGCCACGAGATAGAGGTCGCCAAGCTGATCGACGTCAGCCGATGCATTGGCTGCAAGGCCTGTCAGGCGGCCTGCATGGAGTGGAACAATCTGCGCGGGGAGATCGGGCATTTCGAGGGGACCTATGACAATCCGCTCGATCTTGATCCGCACACATGGACCCTGATGCGCTTCACCGAATGGGACAATGACGAGGGCAATCTCGAATGGCTGATCCGCAAGGACGGCTGCATGCATTGCGCCGACCCCGGTTGCCTCAAGGCCTGTCCGGCGCCGGGCGCCATCGTGCAATACGCCAACGGCATCGTCGATTTCATCAGCGAGGCCTGCATCGGCTGCGGCTATTGCGTCAAGGGCTGCCCGTTCAATATCCCGCGCATCAGTCAGGTCGACCATAAATCCTATAAATGCACCCTGTGCTCGGATCGTGTCGCGGTCGGGCTGGAGCCCGCCTGCGTCAAGGCGTGCCCGACCGGCGCGATCATGTTCGGCTCCAAGACCGACATGACGGCCTGGGCCGGAGAGCGGGTCGCCGAGCTGAAGACGCGCGGCTTCGCCAAGGCGGGGCTTTACGATCCGCCCGGCGTCGGCGGCACGCATGTGATGTATGTTCTGCATCATGCCGACCGTCCGTCGCTCTATGCCGGCCTGCCGGACGATCCGCACATCAGCGCGCTTGTCTCCGTTTGGAAAGGCCTCTTCAAACCCGTCGCGGTGGCCGGCGTCGCCTTCGCGGCGGTCGCGGGATTCCTGCACTGGATCGTCGCCGGACCGAACGAAGTGCAGCCGCTCGATGAGGCGGAAGCGAAACATCTGATACATGCGGACGAGCCGCAATGACCTATCCCAAGGGAACATTCATCCGCAATACGACCGTGACGCGGATAAATCACTGGCTCACGGGCGGCTGTTTCGTGCTGCTGGTCTTGTCCGGCCTCTCGATGTTCGACCCGATGCTGTTCTTTCTGTCGGGCCTGTTCGGCGGGGGCCAGTCGGCGCGCGCGATCCATCCGTGGATCGGCTGCGTGCTTCTCGTGAGCTACCTCGGTCTGATGATCCAGTTCTGGCGCGACAATATGTGGAATCGCGACGATCTCGCCTGGATGAAGGCGATCGACAAGGTCCTCGTCAATGAGGAGGAGGGGGTTCCCGAAGTCGGCCGCTTCAACGCCGGCCAGAAATTCGTGTTCTGGTCGATGGCGCTGTTGGTGCCTGTGCTTTTCTTGACCGGCCTCGTCATCTGGGAATATTATTTTTCAACCTACACTACAATCGAGCTGCAGCGCGCGGCCGTGCTGATCCACAGCCTCGCCGCCTTCGCCGCGATCATTGTCTGGATCATTCATGTCTATGCCGCGATCTGGGTCAGGGGCTCGATGCGGGCGATGACGCAAGGCTATGTTACGCCGGGCTGGGCGTTCCGGCATCACCGCAAATGGCTGCGCAGCCTCATCGCGACGAACTCGATCGGGCCGCGGCCGCGGACCGGCGACGATTCGCCAAGGCCATTGGAGCGCCCATGAGATCGCGCATAAGGGCGTCTAAGTGAGGCAGGGCGAGGTCGCCCCCAAAGGCGCCTGGATCGGCGATCCTCAGGGCGGCGTCAAGGCGCCGGAGCCGCTGCTGCTGCCCAACCCTTTGACTCGGTTTACGCGCAGCGCCGCGCGGCTGCGACATCTATCGGACGGCCATCCGCTGATGGAATGGCTGCGCTTCATGGCTCAGCTGTCGGACGCCCAGCACGCCGCGGCCCTTGCCTTGGGTCCGCTCGCCGCGCCGGATGCTATGGCCGTGGAGCGGGCGGTCGACGCCCGCATGCCGCCGCTCGCCGCCGACGGGCATCGCCGCAATCCGATATGGCGCGAAGGCCTCGCCGTCTTGCTGGGCCATCTCGACCAGCCCGCCGCGCCCGAGCCGGCGCTCTCGCTCATGGCGGCTCTGCGCCAATGCGACGCTGGCGCGATTGAGGCCCATGCCGATGACTTTCTGCATGGTGAGATCGAGCCGCAGCAGATCGGCGCGACGCTCTATATCGCCGCCGCGCTGCAGGTCTATTTCACGCTTTCGGCCGCCGCGCTCCCTGCGGCTTCGCTGCGGCTGCTGCCGCAGCGCGGGCTTTGCCCCTGTTGCGGTTCGACGCCCGTCGCGGGCGTCATCACCGCGTCGGGGACGACGCCGGGAACGCGCTATCTCTATTGTTCGCTGTGCTCGACCGCCTGGAACCATGTGCGCGCCATCTGCATCACCTGCGGCGAGTCGCGTTCCCTTTCTCTGAAGGGAATTGAAGGCGATTCCGGCGCGATCAAGGCCGAGGTTTGCGACGCCTGCCACAGCTACGCGAAGATGCTTTATTCCGCCCGAGACATGGAGGTCGATCCTTATGCGGACGACCTTGCGACGCTCGGGCTCGATCTCCTTGTCACGGAAGCGGGCTGGGCGCGCCACGCGCCAAATCCGCTGCTGCTCAGCGCGTAGGCCTCACCCCTAAAATTTCAGCCAGACCGCCAGCAATCCCGCGGCGACGCCAAATCCGACGACACAGACCGTGACCAGCGCGAGCGTCACGGGCCGGAATGAGCGCGCGAGCATCGCCAGCGAGGGCGCGCTGATCGGCGGCAGGGTCATCAGCAGGGCGCCTGCGGGACCGACGCCCATGCCGAGCGAAAGCATCGCCTGGATGATCGGCACTTCGCCGGCGGTCGGAATGACGAAGATCATTCCCGCGACGGCAAAGGCGACGATCCAGAAAAGGCTATTGTCGATCTCAGGGCCGATCTGTGGAAACAGCCACGCGCGCGCAGCCCCGAGAAGCAGGATCAGCACGATATATTCCGGGACAAGCCGCAGCGTCATGCGCCACAGGATCTGCATCCAGCGCAGGAAGGGGCCTGTGTCGGGCTCTGTCTCCTTGAAGGCGGCGAGCTGGGCCTCGGCTGCCGCGATTTCCTGGGGGCTCGCCAGCCGGTTGGCGAGATAGCCAAGCCCGAACACCATGAGAACGCCGAGCAGGAGTCGGAGCCCGGTCCAATTCCAGCCGAGCACGAAGCCCATGAAGACGAGCGCCGCCGGGTTCAACACCGTATTGCCGAGCCAGAAGGCGATGGCGGCGCCGGGCGACGCCTGCCGTTCGCGCAGGCCAACGACGACGGGCGCTGCGCAGCAGGTGCACATCATGCCGGGAATCGACAACAGGCCGCCGGCGGCGACGCTGCCAAATCCCGTGCGGCCAAGCACCCTCGCCACCCAATTTGGTGGGATCAGCGCCTGCACCGCCGAACCAAGCAGAAGGCCAAGCACCATCGCTTGCCAGATCGCTTTGCCGTAAGCGAAAGCGTAGCCAAGCGCGGCGTCGAGCGAAGGCGCTGGCGGGCCGCTCGCCTTTCCCATCAGGATCGACTGGCCGATCGAATGCGTTTCCGCCGCGACAAAGGCCCTGTTGTAATAGGGGAACCATTTTACATAAAAAAGCCCGGCAATGGCGATCAGCAGAAACGTCATCCATCCGAATACCGGATTAACCTCTTGCCGCGTAGTCATGACCGTGTCTCGTCGTGTGTGGACGCGTTGTGGCTTGCACAGCGTAACTCACAGGCCTTCGCTTTGTCGACGCCTGCAATCGTCGCGCTTGATCGACATGCGACGGATGTCGATATACTGCTGATCAAGCTTTCGTCGCCGCGCGCCGCCGCCGCAGAAAGGTCCGCAATGCTCGATGCTCCCGTGCGCCTCACCGATCTCGCCCATGGCGGCGGCTGCGGCTGTAAACTGGCGCCCTCCGTTCTGCAGCAGCTCCTCGCCAATCAACCTCAGGCTGCGCCTTATGCGCAGCTTCTGGTCGGCACGGAGACCGGCGACGACGCGGCAGTCTGGCAGATCGACGAGGAGCGCTGCGTCATCGCCACGACCGACTTCTTCATGCCGATGGTCGACGATCCGCGGGATTTCGGCCGCATCGCGGCGGCCAATGCGCTGTCGGATATTTACGCCATGGGCGGAACGCCGATCATGGCGCTGGCCATTCTCGGAATGCCGCTCGGAAAGCTGCCGATTGAAACCGTGCGCGCGATCCTTGCGGGCGGCGCCTCGATCTGCGCCGAGGCCAGCATTCCTGTCGCGGGGGGCCATTCGATCGACTCGCCGGAGCCGATCTACGGACTTGCGGTCGTCGGGCTTTGCGCCGTCAGCGATATCCGCCGCAATTCGGGCGCGCGCCCCGGCGACGCGCTGATCCTGACCAAGGGCATCGGCGTCGGCGTCTATTCGGCGGCGTTCAAGAAGCAGGCGCTGAGTAATGCGGCCTATGAAGAGATGATGGCCTCGACGACGCTGTTGAACCGCGTCGGCCACAAGCTGGCGAAGGACGACGACGTCCACGCCATGACGGATGTGACCGGCTTCGGCCTGCTTGGCCATGGCGTCGAGCTCGCGCGCGGCGGAGGCGTCGCGCTCGACATCGATTTCGCCCGCATCCCTTTCCTGAAGGAGGCTCAGGAGCTGGCCGAGGCCGGCCTAATTACCGGAGCCTCCGGACGCAACTGGGCGAGCTATGGCGACGCCGTTGTGCTGCCGGCTGAAACGCCGGACTGGCGGCGCGCGCTGCTGACCGATCCGCAGACCTCCGGCGGGCTCCTCATCGCCTGCGCTCCGGAGCGCGCCGAAGCGATCCGCGGGACCATCGAGGCTGCGGGCTTTCCTCGCGCGACGATCATCGGCGCCGTCGCCGCGGGCGAGCCAGCCGTCCGGATCGGCTGACGCCCATTACTGTTTGGCTATTTCCTCAAGCTTGAGCCGCAAACCCTGCGCGTTGAAAAACGCGCCCTCGTTCAGGAGCGACCGGTCCTTGGCGAGATGGCGTCCGAGCGCCGCCAGCCGCCGTCCCGCGGTCGCGTCGTCCACCAGCCCCGCCCGGTCCGCCTGAAAAAAAGCCGCGCCGTTCCAGCGCGCGCCGGAGGCGGCGAACAGGGCGGTCATATCCGGCCATCGCGTCGCATCGCCGATGACATGGAGATAGGACGAGGCGGCGAGATCGACCGAAGTCGCGCCAATCTCCACGAGCACGATCAGCATGGTGAAGGCGCCGGTCCGTTCGAAGACGCCAGCGAGCCAGTCATCGAAATCAACGAGGCGAGGCGGCGCGCTCATGTCCCACCCCGTGGAGGGAACAGGGAATTTGGCGGAAGAGAATGGGAGTCGAACCCACCTGAAACAGTCTCGCTGCCCCACCCGGATTTGAAGTCCGGACGCCCCACCGGGGACGATTCTCCTCCGTCCGCGCCCGATGATGGCCTCGGGGCGCCAAACAAGTCCAGCCGGCGGGGATCCAGCCGGCGAAGATCGCCCTTATGCACAGTGACGCCATGGCGATCGAAAAATTCGAGGATCTGGATCGCCACCTTGCGGCCATTGCCGAGCAGATCGCGAAATTGCGCCGCCGTGAAAGCGCCGTCCGGCTGGGCGCCCGCGAGTTTAGCGATGATGTCCGTCATTTCATGGACGATGGGGCGCAAGAAGAAATGGTCGTGCGCGACCTCATCCGCGAGGCCCATCCGCCCGGCGAGCTTCAACAGGCGGCGCACGTCGCCCTCCAGCCGTCCTGTCGCCGCTGCGATATCGCGCACCCTTGGCGGACGAAACCGCGCATCGCCGCCAAGCAACGGGGCAATGGCCTCCCACGCCGCTTCATCCTTCGGCGCGAAACGCGCCTCATGCGCGGCGAGCCTGACAAACGAGCCGTCGAGGGCGATCGCCATCTCCCGCGCCGCCTTTTGCAGCGCCGCGAGGAAGGCGGGCGCGGGCAGGCGCGGGAGCAAAAAGAGCCGAAGCTTTTCCCGTCCGATTCCCTGAAGGTCCGGATTTTCGATATGAAAGGCGGAGAGTCTCTCCATGATGCTCGTCATGAAATCTCGCCACCTTGCGGCAGAAATGGCGAAGCGGGTCGCGCCCGCTGGCAGAACGACCAGGCTCAACGCCTTTTCCAGCTCCTCCGTCTGCGCCTCGCTCAAAACCCGGTCGCCTGCGAAAATCGCGAGGTCCGCGGTAAACGGCGCCGTCTCCAAAAGAGCGCCGAAGGCCGAGCGCGGATCTTCAAGCGCAAGCGCGGCGCGCTGCGCTGCGCGCTCGGGCGTTCGCCGGCGTCGCAAAGGCGGACGCAGATCGATGAAGACGCCCCCGCCGATGGTGCGCTGCGCCGACACGTCGCGGATCACATAGCGGTCCTGCGCCGCGGCGGCGATCGGCGCGTCGAGCGCAAGCTGGACGTCAGCCGAGGCGCCCGGCCGGATCGGCTCGTCGCCGAGCAGAACAATGCGCGCGCCGACCTCGGCGGCGGCGTGGTGCAGCCGCACCGGAAACCATTGGCCGATCGGTTTGGCTTCATGAGCCAAAATCCGTAGTCGGGCGTCGATACGGTCCGTCGGCGCATGCAGCCCGGGGTCAAGCACGATATCGCCGCGCTGAACCGTCTCTTTCGACACGTCGGGGCCGGCGAGATTGAGCGCGCAGCGATCGCCCGCCCTGCCGCTCTCGGCGGGTCTGTTTTGCGCATGCAGCGAGCGCACGCGCGCCGGGACGCCCGAAGGGCTGATCATGACATGGTCGCCGACATGCACCGATCCCGATAGAACGGCGCCAGTCACCACCACGCCAACGCCCTGCAGCGTAAAGGAACGGTCGACCGGCAGCCGGAAGCGGCCTTGCGCCGGTCGCGTGGTCTCCGCAATCGCTGTGGCGACAAGCCGGGCGCGCAGTTGGTCGATCCCCGCGCCGGTCAGCGTCGAGACCGCTGCGACATCGGCGCCCTCCAGCGCGGTTCCGGCGACCGCCCGCTGGATCTCGGCCTCCACTTCCGCGAGCCGACCGGGGCCCGTAAGATCAGCCTTGGTGATGACGATAAGGCCGCGCGCAATGCCGAGCAGATCGATGATGGCGAGATGCTCCAGCGTCTGCGGTTTGATCCCATCATCAGCGGCGACCGCGAGAAGAACGAAATCGATCCCGCTCGCGCCGGCCAGCATCGTGTGCACGAAGCGCTCATGGCCCGGAACATCGACGAAGCCGAGCGTTTGTCCGCCCTCGACCGGCAGATAGGCAAAGCCGAGATCGATGGTCATGCCGCGCGCTTTTTCCTGCGCGAGGCGATCGCCCTCGACCCCTGTCAGAGCCTTGACGAGGGCGGTCTTGCCATGGTCGATATGGCCGGCGACGCCAATAATCATGCCGCCTCGAGCTTCTGCCGCGCCCGCCCTTCGGCGTCTGCGATCTGCTGCGGCGAGAGCGCCGCGCGGGCGGCCCCGACGAAAGGCGCGGCCAGCGCGCTGCCGCCGGTCTCTCCGCGCAGCAGCCAGATCAGCGCCTCGCTCTGATCAGCCGGCGCGCCGGCGCCCAGATGGAGCGCCGCGCCCAGCATCGCCTGCGCATCGGCTTCGCCGAGCAAAGCGGCGCGCCGCCACCAGGCGACGGCGGCCGACGCGTCCCGCTCGACCCCGGTTGCGTTGTGGTAGAACATGCCTAGTCGGGCCATCGCTGCGGCGACGCCGTTTTCGGCGGCGGCGAGCGCGAGGCGCCGCGATTCGTCCAGATTGGCCGGGATCAACCGGCCCTCGAGCAACATCCAGCTCAGCATGTCCTGCGCCGGCCCATCTCCCTGTTCGGCGGCGGCGCGGTAGAGTTCGGCGGCTCTCACGCCGTCGCTCTCAACGCCGCTCCCCTTGAAATAGGCGGTGGCGAGGTTCCGCTGCCCCACCGGATCGCCGGCTTCCGCGGCAAGGGCCAGCCATTTCAGCGCGAGGGCAGAGTCGCGCGCGACGCCGAGTCCTTCAGAAAAACAGGCGCCGATATTGTTTTGCGCGCGCGCCACTCCAGCGTGGGCGAGCGGTCCCCATATCGCCAGCGCGGCCGCGTAATCGCCGGCGTCGGCGGCCGCGCGCGCCTTGGCCATCACGGCGGCGACGTCTTCGCGGCCCCTTGTCAGTCGCTCAAGCCAGCGCATCGGCGTCAAGCGCGGAAAGGGACGACAAAAACCCCGCCTCATCGGTGAGACAGCGCAGATCGAGCAACAGGCCGCCATCCTCGATGCGACCGATTATGGGCCTTGCGAGCGCCCGCAAGGCGCCCGCTAGCCGCTCGAGCGAACGGCTTCCATTGGTGGGGCGGATGATCAGGCCCGCACTCTCGATCGTATCGAGCGGAAGCGCGCCGGAACCGACCTGGCTGCGGCAAAGGCGAAGCGCGACCTGATAGGCCGGCTCGACCGCCACCGCCGCGGCAGGCAGGAGACGGCGCGCCTGCGCTTCGATCTCCGCCAGCGGCCGGGCCAGCAGCCGCAGGGTCGGCAGCCGCTCCGCGAGCCGATCCGGATCGCGATAGAGTTTCAGCGTCGCCTCGATCGCCGCCAGCCGGATCTTGTCGACCCGGAGCGCGCGCTTCATCGGATTGCGGTTGACGGCCTCGATCAGCGCGCGGGCGCCGACGATGAAGCCCGCCTGCGGACCGCCGAGCAATTTGTCGCCGGAAAAGGTCACGAGCCCGGAGCCCTCCCGCACCGCCTCGCGCACTGTCGGCTCTCTTTGCAGCCCGTAACGCGACAGATCGATCAACGTGCCCGAGCCGAGATCGTTCATCAGCGGCACATTCGCCTGTCCCGCCAGGGCGGCGAGCTCCGCTGCGCCGACCTCGGCGGTAAAGCCCTCGATGCGGTAGTTCGAGGTGTGCACTTTCAGGATCACCCCGGTTTGCGCGCTGAGCGCCACGCGGTAATCCTTAAGATGGGTGCGATTCGTCGTGCCGACCTCCACAAGCTTCGCGCCGGCGCGGGCCATGATGTCCGGCATGCGGAAGGCGCCGCCGATTTCGATCAGTTCGCCGCGCGACACGATCGCCTCGCGGCCGGCGGCCAGCGTGTTGAGACAGAGCAGCACGGCAGCCGCATTGTTGTTGACGAGCGTCGCATCCTCCGCGCCGGTGAGCTCGCAGAGCAGGGCGCGGACATGATCGTCGCGCTCGCCGCGCTTGCCGGTTTCGAGGTCGAACTCAAGCGCGACCGGATCGCGCATCGCGGCGACGGCGGCCTCGATCGCCGCCTCAGCCAGCACCGCGCGGCCGAGATTGGTGTGCAGCACCGTGCCGGTGAGGTTGAACAGCGGCCGCATGTTGGAGAGCTCGTCCGCCTCGAGCGATGCTTCCGCCGCCCGCGCCAGCACGGCGGCGTCGGGCGCGTGGGAGGCGCCGCCGGCGATGGCCGCGCGCGCATCCGCCAGCGCGGCGCGGACGGCGTCGGTCGAGGCGGCGCGCCCAAAACGCTCCAGCATC contains these protein-coding regions:
- a CDS encoding permease → MTTRQEVNPVFGWMTFLLIAIAGLFYVKWFPYYNRAFVAAETHSIGQSILMGKASGPPAPSLDAALGYAFAYGKAIWQAMVLGLLLGSAVQALIPPNWVARVLGRTGFGSVAAGGLLSIPGMMCTCCAAPVVVGLRERQASPGAAIAFWLGNTVLNPAALVFMGFVLGWNWTGLRLLLGVLMVFGLGYLANRLASPQEIAAAEAQLAAFKETEPDTGPFLRWMQILWRMTLRLVPEYIVLILLLGAARAWLFPQIGPEIDNSLFWIVAFAVAGMIFVIPTAGEVPIIQAMLSLGMGVGPAGALLMTLPPISAPSLAMLARSFRPVTLALVTVCVVGFGVAAGLLAVWLKF
- a CDS encoding tetratricopeptide repeat protein translates to MRWLERLTRGREDVAAVMAKARAAADAGDYAAALAIWGPLAHAGVARAQNNIGACFSEGLGVARDSALALKWLALAAEAGDPVGQRNLATAYFKGSGVESDGVRAAELYRAAAEQGDGPAQDMLSWMLLEGRLIPANLDESRRLALAAAENGVAAAMARLGMFYHNATGVERDASAAVAWWRRAALLGEADAQAMLGAALHLGAGAPADQSEALIWLLRGETGGSALAAPFVGAARAALSPQQIADAEGRARQKLEAA
- the selD gene encoding selenide, water dikinase SelD, with the translated sequence MLDAPVRLTDLAHGGGCGCKLAPSVLQQLLANQPQAAPYAQLLVGTETGDDAAVWQIDEERCVIATTDFFMPMVDDPRDFGRIAAANALSDIYAMGGTPIMALAILGMPLGKLPIETVRAILAGGASICAEASIPVAGGHSIDSPEPIYGLAVVGLCAVSDIRRNSGARPGDALILTKGIGVGVYSAAFKKQALSNAAYEEMMASTTLLNRVGHKLAKDDDVHAMTDVTGFGLLGHGVELARGGGVALDIDFARIPFLKEAQELAEAGLITGASGRNWASYGDAVVLPAETPDWRRALLTDPQTSGGLLIACAPERAEAIRGTIEAAGFPRATIIGAVAAGEPAVRIG
- the fdxH gene encoding formate dehydrogenase subunit beta, with amino-acid sequence MADLQSQDYVRRSASTMTPPSARSHEIEVAKLIDVSRCIGCKACQAACMEWNNLRGEIGHFEGTYDNPLDLDPHTWTLMRFTEWDNDEGNLEWLIRKDGCMHCADPGCLKACPAPGAIVQYANGIVDFISEACIGCGYCVKGCPFNIPRISQVDHKSYKCTLCSDRVAVGLEPACVKACPTGAIMFGSKTDMTAWAGERVAELKTRGFAKAGLYDPPGVGGTHVMYVLHHADRPSLYAGLPDDPHISALVSVWKGLFKPVAVAGVAFAAVAGFLHWIVAGPNEVQPLDEAEAKHLIHADEPQ
- the fdhE gene encoding formate dehydrogenase accessory protein FdhE, whose protein sequence is MRQGEVAPKGAWIGDPQGGVKAPEPLLLPNPLTRFTRSAARLRHLSDGHPLMEWLRFMAQLSDAQHAAALALGPLAAPDAMAVERAVDARMPPLAADGHRRNPIWREGLAVLLGHLDQPAAPEPALSLMAALRQCDAGAIEAHADDFLHGEIEPQQIGATLYIAAALQVYFTLSAAALPAASLRLLPQRGLCPCCGSTPVAGVITASGTTPGTRYLYCSLCSTAWNHVRAICITCGESRSLSLKGIEGDSGAIKAEVCDACHSYAKMLYSARDMEVDPYADDLATLGLDLLVTEAGWARHAPNPLLLSA
- the selA gene encoding L-seryl-tRNA(Sec) selenium transferase, coding for MEGSSSGRLRDLPSVDAVLKAPAALAMLERFGRAASTDAVRAALADARAAIAGGASHAPDAAVLARAAEASLEADELSNMRPLFNLTGTVLHTNLGRAVLAEAAIEAAVAAMRDPVALEFDLETGKRGERDDHVRALLCELTGAEDATLVNNNAAAVLLCLNTLAAGREAIVSRGELIEIGGAFRMPDIMARAGAKLVEVGTTNRTHLKDYRVALSAQTGVILKVHTSNYRIEGFTAEVGAAELAALAGQANVPLMNDLGSGTLIDLSRYGLQREPTVREAVREGSGLVTFSGDKLLGGPQAGFIVGARALIEAVNRNPMKRALRVDKIRLAAIEATLKLYRDPDRLAERLPTLRLLARPLAEIEAQARRLLPAAAVAVEPAYQVALRLCRSQVGSGALPLDTIESAGLIIRPTNGSRSLERLAGALRALARPIIGRIEDGGLLLDLRCLTDEAGFLSSLSALDADALA
- a CDS encoding formate dehydrogenase subunit gamma — protein: MTYPKGTFIRNTTVTRINHWLTGGCFVLLVLSGLSMFDPMLFFLSGLFGGGQSARAIHPWIGCVLLVSYLGLMIQFWRDNMWNRDDLAWMKAIDKVLVNEEEGVPEVGRFNAGQKFVFWSMALLVPVLFLTGLVIWEYYFSTYTTIELQRAAVLIHSLAAFAAIIVWIIHVYAAIWVRGSMRAMTQGYVTPGWAFRHHRKWLRSLIATNSIGPRPRTGDDSPRPLERP